One Ruminococcus albus AD2013 genomic region harbors:
- a CDS encoding M3 family metallopeptidase — MFTLAHEMGPRYTFLSLSNKNQPVVYSDYVIFVAEVASTCNEALLMQYLLAHTDDKKEKAYLINYFLEQFPTTLYRQTMFAEFELKCSEICASGDTLTADKLCEIYGDLNKLYFGDGIVLDEDIKMEWARIPHFYYDFYVYQYATGYSAAIALSQRILKEGAPAVKDYIEGFLMGGCSADPITLLKNAGVDMSTTKPVTDALALFGDLIKQMDELGK, encoded by the coding sequence ATGTTCACGCTGGCGCACGAGATGGGTCCACGCTATACATTCCTATCTCTTTCAAACAAAAATCAGCCTGTGGTATACAGCGATTATGTTATATTCGTGGCTGAGGTTGCTTCTACCTGCAACGAGGCTCTGCTGATGCAGTATCTCCTTGCACACACGGATGACAAGAAGGAAAAGGCATATCTCATAAACTACTTCCTTGAACAGTTCCCCACCACTCTTTACAGGCAGACAATGTTCGCTGAATTCGAGCTGAAATGCAGTGAGATATGCGCTTCGGGCGATACCCTTACAGCTGATAAGCTTTGTGAGATCTACGGCGACCTGAACAAGCTGTACTTCGGTGACGGTATCGTTCTCGATGAGGATATCAAGATGGAATGGGCACGGATACCGCACTTCTACTATGATTTCTATGTATACCAGTACGCGACCGGCTATTCTGCGGCGATAGCGCTTTCACAACGTATACTGAAAGAGGGTGCACCAGCTGTTAAGGATTATATTGAAGGCTTCCTCATGGGCGGCTGCTCGGCTGACCCGATAACACTGCTGAAAAATGCGGGCGTTGATATGTCTACCACTAAACCCGTGACCGATGCTCTCGCACTTTTTGGTGA